A genomic region of Salinibacter pepae contains the following coding sequences:
- a CDS encoding ATP-binding protein has translation MGLSSAQDPSSVPDSVPRTASSERGFPFPSQLHSPLDRSTQTWSVTQDRRGLLYVASNHGVLQYDGEQWERIPTTSKTPTRSVAADSLVYVGTRGDFGVLRPDSVGTLKYQSLLDQVPEGKRDFSDVWNTHIIGGNAYFQSGDYLFRWSGEKMTTWSAGGSFHTSFVVGQSLYVRDANHGLLRVEGDSLKMIPGGSVFADVPVYMMDVRADGSLILATQSRGLLVQRGDAFRSLAPELTSFLDQNNLYHGTSLPGGRYALATIRAGVVVVNSSGEVVRVLDDSSGLPVNVVNHVFSGREGQLWMALNNGQVFQAGLSVPLTVHDERTSLRGTIRGVHKHRGTTYVATETGLHVLTPTTDQSPGAQSAQFESWGGDLPVVLDMKTAEGDLLAATQQNGLYHLEGRTKRQIGGWERTWSLTEDSGGDQLYAATTDGIKRVARRNGQWTAAPISGLDTEIRSVASREDGTLWASTFDDRVIRASLSPDGRSITDTISYGIEAGLPEGYKGVHLIDSTLTIASSKGLYQIENPAVRPERRTFTRQDALLPKIEGESPMLKSFYYKNGRLWVVLGNRVFVGEVRGQGVADWDEIAPLHFPKSEAISVFVDDVGTLWLGDQLRLFRYAARAGADVPDPAPPGFAPLIRRVIAPKDNRLLYGGTPHRENPGTPLPVRYGEDLRVRVASPQYGTTTPPEYRYRLLGRDDEWSDWSSAPTRRFNDFWEGTYRLQVQARNERGQLSRITSFPLEIIPPWYRSIWAYLVYGLGFLGLAYGARRFYVVKEEKRQARRRVQKLERERVVAERLKKANDRLREANRLKEDFLATTSHELRTPLTNILGSLEVLRGMMEGEETEFLDMIEENGKRLKRTLNALLDLSMLRSGEEDVELTPTPLDACVERVASDLRADAEEKGLSFRVALSGAPAWADLDEQYLEQILRNLIENAIKYTDEGVVAVSTGTAEGRVYAEVEDTGIGIDEAFLPDLFEEFKQESRGRSRTYEGNGLGLAISARLADQMDGAIRVETEKHKGSRFRVEFPRSSEPAEAGAEG, from the coding sequence TTGGGACTCTCTTCGGCACAGGATCCGTCATCTGTTCCGGATTCCGTACCGCGGACCGCTTCCTCTGAGCGTGGCTTCCCGTTCCCGAGTCAACTCCATTCGCCGCTCGACCGCTCGACCCAGACCTGGAGCGTCACCCAGGACAGGCGGGGCCTCCTCTACGTCGCGAGCAACCACGGCGTCCTTCAGTACGATGGGGAGCAGTGGGAGCGCATCCCGACGACCTCCAAAACGCCCACTCGCTCCGTAGCTGCCGATAGCCTGGTTTACGTCGGCACCCGAGGCGACTTTGGGGTCCTCCGGCCCGATTCGGTGGGGACCCTCAAGTACCAGTCTCTTCTTGACCAAGTCCCCGAAGGAAAGCGTGACTTCTCAGATGTATGGAATACCCATATTATCGGCGGGAATGCCTACTTCCAGTCTGGAGACTACCTCTTCCGCTGGAGTGGAGAGAAGATGACCACGTGGAGTGCAGGAGGGTCATTTCACACGTCCTTTGTCGTGGGGCAGTCTCTTTATGTCCGTGACGCAAATCATGGGCTGCTCCGCGTGGAAGGCGACTCCCTCAAAATGATTCCCGGCGGAAGTGTATTTGCCGATGTCCCGGTTTACATGATGGATGTCCGCGCTGATGGAAGCTTGATTCTCGCGACGCAGAGCCGTGGCCTGCTCGTGCAGAGGGGAGACGCGTTCCGGTCTCTTGCGCCGGAGCTAACCTCTTTTCTGGACCAGAATAACCTTTACCACGGGACCTCTCTTCCCGGCGGGCGATACGCGCTGGCGACGATTCGGGCAGGGGTGGTCGTGGTCAACTCAAGCGGGGAGGTGGTTCGCGTTCTGGACGACTCGTCTGGGCTCCCTGTCAATGTTGTAAATCACGTGTTCTCGGGCCGCGAAGGGCAGCTGTGGATGGCCCTCAACAATGGTCAGGTGTTCCAGGCTGGCTTGAGTGTCCCGCTCACGGTCCACGACGAGCGAACGTCCCTCAGGGGAACCATCCGAGGGGTCCACAAGCACCGGGGCACCACCTACGTGGCTACCGAAACGGGTCTGCACGTCCTCACGCCAACCACAGACCAGTCCCCCGGAGCGCAAAGTGCTCAGTTTGAATCGTGGGGAGGCGACCTTCCGGTTGTCCTAGATATGAAGACTGCCGAGGGCGACCTCCTTGCGGCCACTCAGCAGAACGGCCTGTACCACCTCGAGGGCCGTACGAAGCGACAAATTGGGGGGTGGGAGCGCACCTGGAGTCTTACCGAAGACTCGGGCGGCGACCAGTTGTACGCGGCCACGACCGATGGGATCAAGAGGGTCGCCCGCCGGAACGGTCAGTGGACGGCCGCACCAATCTCTGGCCTCGACACCGAAATACGAAGCGTTGCTTCGAGGGAGGATGGTACACTCTGGGCGTCGACGTTCGACGATCGGGTCATTCGGGCCTCCCTGTCCCCCGACGGCCGAAGCATAACCGACACGATCAGCTACGGCATTGAGGCAGGTTTGCCAGAAGGATATAAGGGGGTGCATCTCATTGACTCAACCCTGACGATTGCCTCCTCAAAAGGCCTCTACCAGATCGAAAACCCGGCCGTGCGGCCGGAGAGGCGCACCTTCACTCGGCAGGACGCTCTTCTTCCAAAAATTGAGGGGGAGAGTCCGATGCTGAAGTCCTTCTACTACAAGAACGGCCGGCTGTGGGTCGTCCTTGGAAATCGAGTCTTCGTCGGTGAGGTGCGAGGTCAGGGTGTTGCCGACTGGGACGAAATTGCTCCACTGCACTTTCCAAAGTCAGAAGCGATTTCTGTTTTCGTCGATGACGTCGGCACGCTCTGGCTCGGGGACCAACTGCGCCTCTTCCGCTACGCGGCCCGGGCAGGGGCCGATGTCCCGGATCCCGCGCCCCCCGGCTTTGCGCCGCTGATCCGCCGGGTCATCGCCCCGAAGGACAACCGCCTTCTGTACGGCGGCACCCCCCATCGCGAGAACCCCGGGACTCCGCTCCCAGTCCGGTATGGCGAGGACCTCAGGGTGCGGGTCGCCTCCCCACAGTACGGCACCACCACCCCCCCCGAGTACCGCTACAGGCTCCTGGGCCGAGACGACGAGTGGAGTGACTGGTCCTCCGCTCCGACCCGACGCTTCAACGACTTCTGGGAGGGAACGTACCGGCTCCAGGTGCAGGCCCGCAACGAGCGGGGGCAACTGAGTCGCATCACGTCCTTCCCCCTTGAAATCATTCCGCCCTGGTACCGGTCGATCTGGGCCTACCTGGTGTACGGCCTCGGATTCCTGGGGCTGGCCTACGGCGCGCGGCGGTTCTACGTTGTTAAGGAGGAGAAGCGCCAGGCCCGCCGTCGGGTCCAGAAGTTGGAGCGGGAGCGGGTCGTCGCGGAGCGGCTCAAGAAGGCCAACGACCGGCTGCGGGAGGCCAATCGCCTCAAGGAGGATTTCCTCGCCACCACCTCGCACGAGCTGCGCACGCCGCTCACCAACATCCTCGGCTCCCTGGAGGTCCTCCGGGGCATGATGGAGGGGGAGGAGACCGAGTTTCTGGACATGATCGAGGAGAACGGCAAGCGCCTCAAGCGGACCCTGAACGCCCTTCTCGACCTGTCGATGTTGCGCTCTGGGGAGGAGGACGTGGAGCTGACGCCGACGCCCCTCGATGCGTGCGTGGAACGGGTGGCGTCGGACCTTCGGGCGGACGCGGAGGAGAAGGGCCTCTCGTTCCGCGTGGCCCTCTCGGGGGCCCCCGCGTGGGCCGATCTCGACGAGCAGTACCTGGAACAGATCCTCCGGAATCTGATCGAGAACGCCATCAAGTACACCGACGAGGGCGTCGTGGCCGTGTCGACGGGCACCGCCGAGGGGCGCGTCTACGCGGAGGTGGAGGACACGGGCATCGGCATTGACGAGGCGTTCCTGCCGGACCTCTTCGAGGAGTTCAAGCAGGAGTCGCGGGGGCGATCGCGCACCTACGAGGGGAATGGCCTCGGCCTCGCCATCTCGGCGCGCCTGGCGGACCAGATGGACGGGGCCATCCGGGTCGAGACGGAGAAACACAAGGGCAGCCGGTTTCGGGTGGAGTTCCCGCGGTCGTCGGAGCCGGCGGAGGCCGGCGCGGAAGGGTAG
- a CDS encoding histone deacetylase family protein, which translates to MRVSYCDGYYVPLPEGHPFPMAKFPALHQRLLDEDLVRPTDVVAPRQADWTDLRRVHTADYLTHLAEGSLSDHAERRMGLPWSERLVYRSRLAVQGTINAALMALTDGVAANLAGGTHHAFPGHGEGFCVLNDVAVAIRVLQAACWAQRVLIVDLDVHQGNANAAVFADDASVFTFSMHGAKNYPFEKPPSSLDVPLDDATGDQSYLDTLRSYLPQTLDAVQPDLVFYLGGIDVATDDRFGRLSLTREGLHARDRYVLEQIRAHNHPVALLLSGGYADTPETTADLHAIMYREAARVFETPRSSTVN; encoded by the coding sequence ATGCGCGTCAGTTACTGCGACGGCTACTATGTCCCCCTGCCGGAGGGGCATCCGTTTCCGATGGCCAAGTTCCCCGCCCTCCACCAGCGGCTTCTGGACGAGGACCTCGTTCGCCCGACGGACGTGGTGGCGCCCCGACAGGCTGACTGGACGGACCTGCGACGCGTCCATACCGCCGACTACCTGACGCACCTTGCCGAGGGCAGCCTGTCCGATCACGCCGAGCGACGCATGGGCCTTCCGTGGTCGGAGCGCCTCGTGTACCGGTCCCGGCTGGCCGTGCAGGGCACCATCAACGCGGCCCTCATGGCGCTCACGGACGGCGTCGCGGCCAACCTGGCGGGCGGCACCCACCACGCCTTTCCCGGCCACGGCGAGGGCTTCTGCGTACTCAACGACGTGGCCGTCGCCATTCGCGTGCTGCAGGCCGCATGCTGGGCCCAGCGCGTCCTCATCGTGGACCTGGACGTGCACCAGGGCAACGCCAACGCGGCCGTCTTTGCGGACGACGCGTCGGTCTTTACCTTCTCGATGCACGGGGCGAAGAACTACCCGTTCGAAAAGCCCCCCTCTTCCCTCGACGTCCCCCTCGACGATGCGACCGGCGACCAGTCGTATCTCGACACGCTGCGGTCGTATCTCCCTCAGACCCTGGACGCCGTCCAGCCGGACCTGGTGTTCTACCTCGGGGGCATCGACGTCGCGACGGACGACCGGTTTGGGCGCCTCTCCCTGACCCGCGAAGGCCTTCACGCCCGCGACCGGTACGTGCTGGAGCAGATTCGGGCCCACAACCACCCGGTGGCGCTCCTTCTCTCGGGGGGATACGCCGACACCCCCGAGACCACCGCCGACCTCCACGCCATCATGTACCGGGAGGCCGCCCGCGTTTTCGAGACGCCCCGCTCCTCCACGGTCAACTAG
- the prmC gene encoding peptide chain release factor N(5)-glutamine methyltransferase → MEHPPGSDAEPAGASPTRLELIDRAAQRLGAADRSAPRRTAEWLLAELLDCDRAHLYARPDRTVAASKARQFREMVGRRVQGEPLQHILGYASFHGLRLGVSPDVMVPRPETETVVDRALTCIEGVSRPQVLDAGTGSGCIALALKHERPDAEVHACDVSTDALAVARANAQDLGLDVRFFEGDLRAEVPAATPRGVDLLVSNPPYIPDAEAESLPPVVREYDPDRSLFAGRDPLRFYRALVDWVRACCVPGGAFVLEVHAEHAAEVERLFRGEEGVGAVHTEEDLSGRPRIVWGRTGRAEAS, encoded by the coding sequence ATGGAGCATCCACCAGGGTCGGACGCGGAGCCCGCCGGGGCGTCCCCGACGCGACTTGAACTGATCGACCGCGCGGCCCAGCGGCTGGGGGCGGCGGACCGCTCAGCCCCGCGACGGACGGCGGAGTGGCTGCTGGCAGAGCTACTGGACTGCGACCGAGCCCACCTGTACGCCCGCCCAGACCGGACGGTCGCTGCGTCGAAGGCACGGCAGTTCCGCGAGATGGTGGGGCGCCGCGTGCAGGGGGAGCCGCTGCAGCACATCCTCGGATACGCCTCCTTTCACGGGCTGCGGCTGGGGGTGTCCCCGGACGTGATGGTGCCGCGCCCCGAGACGGAGACGGTCGTCGACCGGGCGCTCACTTGCATCGAGGGGGTATCGAGGCCCCAGGTGCTCGACGCCGGCACGGGAAGCGGGTGCATTGCCCTCGCCCTCAAGCACGAACGGCCCGACGCGGAGGTGCACGCCTGCGACGTCAGTACGGACGCCCTTGCGGTGGCCCGGGCCAATGCCCAAGACTTGGGCCTCGACGTTCGGTTTTTTGAGGGCGACTTGCGTGCTGAGGTGCCGGCCGCGACGCCACGAGGCGTGGATCTTCTGGTCTCCAATCCGCCCTACATTCCCGATGCGGAGGCCGAGTCGTTGCCGCCCGTTGTGCGGGAGTACGACCCCGACCGTTCGCTTTTCGCCGGCCGCGATCCGCTTCGCTTCTATCGGGCCCTCGTTGATTGGGTTCGGGCGTGTTGTGTGCCCGGGGGGGCGTTCGTTTTGGAAGTGCACGCCGAGCACGCCGCCGAGGTGGAGCGGCTGTTCCGCGGAGAAGAGGGCGTGGGGGCGGTGCACACTGAGGAGGACCTGAGCGGGCGGCCGCGCATCGTGTGGGGGCGGACCGGGCGGGCAGAGGCTAGTTGA
- a CDS encoding acylphosphatase: METGTEKRVSARITGRVQGVGFRNFTRRRARRLDVTGWVRNESDGSVRLEAEGPTDALESLVEAVHEGPRMARVEAVDVDWSEADAAFEGFRVRR; the protein is encoded by the coding sequence ATGGAGACAGGGACAGAGAAGCGGGTGTCCGCACGAATTACGGGGCGCGTGCAGGGCGTTGGGTTTCGCAACTTTACACGGCGGCGGGCCCGGCGGCTGGACGTCACCGGCTGGGTGCGCAACGAATCCGACGGGTCGGTGCGGCTGGAGGCCGAGGGGCCCACCGATGCGCTCGAATCGCTCGTCGAGGCCGTGCACGAAGGGCCGCGGATGGCACGCGTCGAGGCGGTCGATGTGGACTGGTCCGAGGCCGACGCCGCGTTTGAGGGGTTTCGGGTGCGTCGCTGA
- a CDS encoding phenylalanine 4-monooxygenase, translated as MSSDTVESTPDEERSAFETAQEEQEDVDPRTIPQTLEEPPPVGDEIEYPGYPDEDHETWQILVERQMEQLPGRACEAYMRGQDVLGLEGDRIPDLADLSRRLNEETGWEVANVPGLIHEKNFFSLLSQRKFPSTNYVRGREELDYTPAPDCFHDIFGHMPMLTQPEFADFYQLYGQAAQNAEGADRPRLERFHWFTVEFGLIQEQGEKRIFGAGIVSSNEEVTHALSDEVTLHPFDPEHIVEKDDYEVYNLQNELFVLDSFEQLVDGFRDWTSKNGLL; from the coding sequence ATGAGTAGCGACACCGTCGAGAGCACCCCGGACGAAGAGCGATCGGCCTTCGAAACGGCCCAGGAGGAGCAGGAGGACGTCGACCCACGCACCATTCCGCAGACGTTGGAGGAGCCACCCCCGGTGGGGGACGAGATCGAGTATCCGGGCTACCCGGACGAGGACCACGAGACGTGGCAGATTCTCGTGGAGCGCCAGATGGAGCAGCTTCCGGGCCGGGCCTGTGAGGCGTACATGCGGGGGCAGGACGTGCTGGGGCTGGAGGGGGATCGAATTCCGGACCTGGCCGACTTGAGCCGGCGCCTCAACGAGGAGACCGGATGGGAGGTGGCCAACGTCCCGGGCCTCATCCACGAGAAGAATTTCTTCTCGCTGCTGTCGCAGCGCAAGTTTCCCTCCACGAACTACGTCCGTGGGCGGGAGGAGCTCGACTACACCCCGGCCCCGGACTGCTTCCACGACATCTTCGGGCACATGCCGATGCTCACGCAGCCGGAGTTTGCGGACTTCTACCAGCTCTACGGCCAGGCGGCCCAGAACGCGGAGGGGGCCGACCGCCCCCGCCTGGAGCGATTTCACTGGTTCACGGTGGAGTTCGGGTTGATCCAGGAACAGGGAGAAAAGCGCATCTTCGGGGCGGGCATCGTATCGTCCAACGAAGAGGTGACGCACGCCCTTTCCGACGAGGTGACGCTCCACCCCTTCGATCCCGAGCACATCGTCGAAAAGGACGACTACGAGGTCTACAACCTTCAGAACGAACTCTTCGTCCTCGACTCCTTTGAGCAGCTCGTGGACGGCTTCCGGGACTGGACCTCGAAGAACGGGTTGCTGTAG
- a CDS encoding ABC transporter permease has protein sequence MFRGRAFRTWTHVVAGACGIAVLFLVVMVMAEAVIGEGARVTRAGLTVSAAAFLGYIGTAWLIRRDDARR, from the coding sequence ATGTTTCGCGGACGCGCATTCCGGACCTGGACACACGTCGTCGCTGGGGCCTGTGGCATCGCCGTTCTCTTCCTCGTCGTGATGGTGATGGCCGAAGCGGTGATTGGGGAGGGAGCGCGGGTCACGCGGGCGGGCCTCACGGTAAGTGCAGCGGCGTTCCTCGGGTACATCGGGACCGCCTGGCTGATCCGCCGTGACGACGCCCGCCGGTAG
- a CDS encoding thioredoxin family protein yields MALTESTMMDLGQSAPDFSLPAANPEVDDRGDARRSLADYDEADALVVVFMCNHCPYVQHIEGALIDVARAYQDKGVQFVGICANDPERYPDDSFDNMAERAREKGYPFPYLQDETQEVATAYKAACTPDIYVFDDDRALAYRGRFDDTRPDGDEAHGDDLRQALDELLADGTVTMEQAPSMGCNIKWKPDATPAHAAQ; encoded by the coding sequence ATGGCGCTTACCGAATCGACCATGATGGACCTGGGCCAATCGGCCCCCGACTTCTCGTTGCCCGCGGCCAATCCCGAGGTTGACGACCGGGGCGACGCCCGGCGCTCGCTCGCAGACTACGACGAGGCCGACGCCCTCGTCGTCGTGTTCATGTGCAACCACTGCCCGTACGTCCAGCACATCGAGGGGGCCCTCATCGATGTGGCCCGGGCGTATCAGGACAAGGGCGTACAGTTTGTCGGCATTTGCGCGAACGATCCGGAGCGCTACCCGGACGACTCGTTCGACAACATGGCCGAGCGGGCCCGCGAGAAGGGGTATCCGTTCCCGTACCTCCAGGACGAGACGCAGGAGGTCGCCACGGCCTACAAGGCGGCCTGCACGCCGGACATTTACGTCTTCGACGACGATCGTGCGCTCGCCTACCGGGGGCGCTTCGACGACACGCGCCCCGACGGAGACGAGGCACACGGGGACGACCTCCGTCAGGCCCTCGACGAGCTTCTCGCCGACGGCACCGTGACGATGGAGCAGGCCCCCTCCATGGGGTGCAACATCAAGTGGAAGCCCGACGCAACCCCGGCCCACGCGGCGCAATGA
- the nadD gene encoding nicotinate (nicotinamide) nucleotide adenylyltransferase, with the protein MTVGLFGGSFNPPHVAHLVVAEVVRDQFGLDEVWWIPNATPPHKPNDELAAVQHRLAMTERTVEGNPAFRVCGVEVERDGVSYTVETLRVLQDQHPDTDFALILGSDSLDHFADWHRPDEIAERVPFIVYKRPGAIESVADPRFVNDVRYAAAPVMEISGTEVRARRRAGRSIRYLVPEAVRAYIDTHDLYRPTD; encoded by the coding sequence ATGACTGTTGGTCTTTTTGGGGGGTCTTTCAACCCGCCCCACGTCGCCCACCTCGTCGTCGCGGAGGTCGTCCGCGACCAGTTCGGGCTCGACGAGGTGTGGTGGATTCCCAACGCCACCCCGCCCCACAAGCCGAACGACGAGTTGGCGGCCGTACAGCATCGACTGGCGATGACCGAGCGCACGGTGGAGGGCAACCCGGCGTTCCGCGTGTGCGGCGTGGAGGTGGAGCGGGACGGCGTGTCGTACACGGTCGAGACACTCCGTGTCCTGCAGGACCAGCATCCCGACACGGACTTTGCCCTCATCCTCGGCAGTGACAGCCTGGACCACTTTGCCGATTGGCACCGGCCCGACGAGATTGCCGAGCGCGTGCCGTTCATCGTGTACAAGCGCCCGGGGGCAATCGAGTCGGTTGCCGATCCCCGTTTTGTGAACGACGTCCGGTACGCGGCTGCGCCCGTCATGGAGATCTCGGGGACCGAGGTCCGCGCCCGCCGCCGGGCCGGCCGGTCCATCCGGTATCTGGTGCCGGAGGCGGTGCGCGCCTACATTGACACCCATGATCTCTACCGCCCGACGGACTGA
- a CDS encoding outer membrane protein assembly factor BamD, with product MRTSAFVPALLFALLGALVGCSGGTELTYSGPEEAYKKGVAEMEEGDHQQAIRFFRAVFEYGRGNEWAPDARFKLAMAQRGLNKHLVAANEFQRFTQLYRNDELLPRAEFERANSYYLRSPSYRLDQSDSEQAISLFRLFIDRHPNHELVPEAEEKINELRAKLARKKYEAGRLYEQRDMWQAATTVYERAFDQYPDTPWADDALLGAVRTYVRYADRSVENKQAERYQKAIENYNRLTQLFPGSTLLGRAEDLYSEAREKLDRVQAQQGEQSLAQEDASSGSN from the coding sequence ATGCGTACGTCGGCTTTCGTTCCCGCTTTGCTGTTTGCGCTTCTCGGGGCCCTCGTCGGATGCTCAGGGGGCACCGAGCTTACCTACAGTGGGCCGGAGGAGGCGTACAAGAAGGGGGTCGCCGAGATGGAGGAGGGCGATCACCAGCAGGCCATTCGCTTCTTCCGGGCCGTGTTCGAGTACGGGCGGGGCAACGAGTGGGCCCCCGACGCGCGCTTCAAGCTCGCCATGGCGCAGCGTGGGCTGAACAAGCATCTGGTGGCCGCGAACGAGTTTCAACGCTTCACCCAGCTCTACCGCAACGACGAGCTTCTCCCTCGGGCCGAGTTCGAACGGGCCAACTCGTACTACCTCCGGTCGCCCTCGTACCGGCTCGACCAGTCGGACTCGGAGCAGGCCATCTCCCTCTTTCGTCTCTTTATCGACCGGCATCCGAACCACGAACTCGTGCCGGAGGCCGAAGAGAAAATCAACGAGCTCCGAGCGAAGCTCGCCCGCAAGAAGTACGAGGCGGGCCGGCTCTACGAGCAGCGCGACATGTGGCAGGCCGCGACGACGGTCTACGAACGGGCCTTCGATCAGTACCCGGATACCCCCTGGGCCGACGACGCGTTGCTCGGCGCGGTCCGGACGTACGTTCGGTACGCGGACCGAAGCGTGGAGAACAAGCAGGCCGAGCGCTATCAGAAAGCGATCGAGAACTACAACCGGCTCACGCAGCTCTTCCCCGGGAGCACCCTCCTCGGACGGGCGGAAGACCTCTACAGCGAGGCCCGTGAGAAGCTCGACCGCGTCCAGGCGCAGCAGGGTGAGCAGTCGCTGGCGCAGGAAGATGCGTCGAGCGGCTCCAATTGA